In Leptolyngbya sp. NIES-2104, the genomic window TGAACTCGTTTATCAGCGGCACCCTTACGGGCGACCGATTTTAGGCACCGAAGAAAGTTTAATGCCGCGATCGGCAGACGAAATGAGGTCGTTTCATCGATCGCACTATCAACCGGAAAACATGACCGTTGTCATTGCAGGGGATGTTGATTTAGATCAGGCGAAACTTCAAGTCGAAAAAGCCTTTCACCCTTTTCCTGATTCCGGTTCTTGCCCGCGTCATGAAGCCGAAGCTGAACCTCCAATTACCAGTATTCGACGGGAAGAATTGCATCTTCCACGATTGGAGCAAGCTCGATTGTTGATGGCTTGGATTGCTCCAGGAGTCGAACCGTTCACCTGGCACGATGAAGAGAATCTATTGCCTTGGAAACGGTTCGATCGCTCAAATCAGCAAGACCCTCTTAAAGCTGCCTGCGGACTCGATTTGCTCTCTGCGGTTTTGGCATCCGGGCGAACTTCTCGATTGATTCAGGAATTGCGTGAAGAGCGGCAACTGGTACAGGCGATCGATTGTAGTTTTTCACTCCAGCGCGACTCAAGTTTGTTCACGATCGCGGCATGGCTTGATCCGAAAGATTTAGAGCGCGTTGAAGCTTTGATTTGCGATCGCTTATCTCATCTGATGACGATTCCCATTTCTCGTGCCGAACTCGATCGGGCTAAACGGTTACTCTGCAACGATTACGCTTTCTCGACCGAAACCCCCGGACAGCTTGCAGGACTGTACGGCTATTATCATTCGATGGCAGAGATTGAAGCTGCGATCGCGTATCCGCACTGGATTCAATCGTTTACCGCTGAAGATTTGCGCGATTTAGCCAGCCATTATCTTTCGCCGTATCACTATGCCGCGATCGTGGTGAAACCAGATTGCTAGAATCAACAGATGTCTTTTGTACAACGATCGTGACCTCAACAATTGCCTCGCCCCAAAATCGAACGATTCACCGAACTGTCCTGAGCAATGGCATCACCGTTCTCGTGACCGAAAATCCGTCTGCTGACATCATTGCAGCGCGTCTCTTTTTCAAAGCAGGGACACGCTGGGAGCCACACAACAAGGCGGGACTTTCCCACCTCGTCGCGGCGGTGATGACCAAAGGAACAGAGCGGCATTCATCTTTAGAAATTGCGGAGCGGGTGGAATCGATCGGGGCAAGTCTCAGCACAGATGCCGCATCGGACTACTTTTTACTCAGTTTGAAAACGGTGTCGGCAGATTTCTCGGAAATGCTGATGCTGGCAGGAGAACTTTTACGATCGGCAACTTTCCCAGAATCCGAAGTCGAACTCGAACGCCGATTAACTTTGCAAGCGATCCGATCGCAGCAAGAACAGCCCTTTACCGTAGCACTCGATCGCTTACGTCATGCAATGTACGGCGATCATCCGTATGCGCTCTCAGGTCTAGGAACGACCGAAACTGTTGAGCAATTAACCCGCGAGGATTTGCAAACATACTACAAAACGCACTTTCGCCCGGATAATTTGACGATTAGCATTGCAGGTCGAATTACAGCAGATCAAGCGGTGTCACAAGTTGAGAAAATTCTGGGCGATTGGACAGCACCTGCGATCGCGATCTCACAATTAACGTTACCCAGCATCACACCGAATCCGATTCGGAATACCGTTCCACAAGAGACGCAGCAATCGATCGTCATTCTTGGTTATCATGCGCCATCGATTCAAGCCGATTTGATGGAAGATTACGCTGCTTTAAAACTGTTGAACACCTATTTAGGCAATGGTTTATCGAGTCGATTATTTGTCGAACTGCGAGAAAAACGAGGATTAGCGTATGAAGTGTCTGCGTTTTACCCGACTCGATTAGATACGTCGTATTTTGTCACGTACATGGGAACGGCTCCGACAAATACCGCGATCGCGCTTTCGGGCTTGAAAACCGAAGTCGATCGTCTTTGTGCCGCACCTTTAAGTGAGGAAGAAATCCAGGTTGCGAAAAACAAGCTACTCGGACAATACGCGCTAGGGAAACAAACGAATTCGCAACTAGCACAGATTTTCGGTTGGTATGAAACGCTGGGATTAGGGGTTGAATTTGATACGCAGTTTCAAAGCGCGATCGCTAGTGTGAGTGCAGAAGCAGCACAAGAAACGGCTTGTCGATATTTTGGCGAACCGTATATCTCGCTATTGGGACCTGAGAATGCGATCGCAACCGCATGAAAAAGGAGACACATCAGCTTTGCTAAAGGTGCTTGCGTCTCCCTCCTGCATTTCCTAAACTTCAAAGATTGCGCCGCGTTGAGTCAAATCCCGTTTTGCTTCTCTCGAAAACCAGCGAGGATTGTTAAATCGGGTTCTCTCAACATTAGCACCGACAAAATTCGTGTCTGATAGCGTTGCGCCGCGTAGGTCTGCACCCGCTAAATCTGCACCATACAGACTTGCACCACTCAAGTCCGCGTTAATCAGATGTGCTCGTCGCAGCGTGGCATAGCTCAGATTCGTCTCATTCAGGTTCGTTCCGTTCAAATCTGCACTGGTCAACATCGATCGACGAACATCGGCATAACTCAACTTCGCATCGGTCAAGATAGCACCGGTTAAGTTTGCACTATCTAAGGTGGCATTCACCAGAATCGCACCGGATAAATTTGCATTAATCAAAGTGGCTCCGGTGAGCGTCGCATCGGTCAAGTTTGCGTGCGTGAGATTGCTGCTAATCAGTCGAGCATCCGTCAAATTGG contains:
- a CDS encoding pitrilysin family protein, producing the protein MHRLDNGLTLIHHHLPATGVSAIDVWVNAGSIVEPDEWSGMAHFLEHMIFKGTQRIAPGEFDSAIENRGGMTNAATSYDYAHFYMTTASKDFAETLPYLSELLLNAAIPEDEFDREREVVLEEIAQTYDDPDAIAFQVLSELVYQRHPYGRPILGTEESLMPRSADEMRSFHRSHYQPENMTVVIAGDVDLDQAKLQVEKAFHPFPDSGSCPRHEAEAEPPITSIRREELHLPRLEQARLLMAWIAPGVEPFTWHDEENLLPWKRFDRSNQQDPLKAACGLDLLSAVLASGRTSRLIQELREERQLVQAIDCSFSLQRDSSLFTIAAWLDPKDLERVEALICDRLSHLMTIPISRAELDRAKRLLCNDYAFSTETPGQLAGLYGYYHSMAEIEAAIAYPHWIQSFTAEDLRDLASHYLSPYHYAAIVVKPDC
- a CDS encoding pitrilysin family protein, encoding MTSTIASPQNRTIHRTVLSNGITVLVTENPSADIIAARLFFKAGTRWEPHNKAGLSHLVAAVMTKGTERHSSLEIAERVESIGASLSTDAASDYFLLSLKTVSADFSEMLMLAGELLRSATFPESEVELERRLTLQAIRSQQEQPFTVALDRLRHAMYGDHPYALSGLGTTETVEQLTREDLQTYYKTHFRPDNLTISIAGRITADQAVSQVEKILGDWTAPAIAISQLTLPSITPNPIRNTVPQETQQSIVILGYHAPSIQADLMEDYAALKLLNTYLGNGLSSRLFVELREKRGLAYEVSAFYPTRLDTSYFVTYMGTAPTNTAIALSGLKTEVDRLCAAPLSEEEIQVAKNKLLGQYALGKQTNSQLAQIFGWYETLGLGVEFDTQFQSAIASVSAEAAQETACRYFGEPYISLLGPENAIATA
- a CDS encoding pentapeptide repeat-containing protein, giving the protein MMTTDQSLQLLLDLIEQVKTAETDDFFALSNIAGLDPIRDFSEANLSGIDLRSKNMSKADLIEATLVGASLISTNLTDARLISSNLTHANLTDATLTGATLINANLSGAILVNATLDSANLTGAILTDAKLSYADVRRSMLTSADLNGTNLNETNLSYATLRRAHLINADLSGASLYGADLAGADLRGATLSDTNFVGANVERTRFNNPRWFSREAKRDLTQRGAIFEV